GTCGCCATCCTGGGCGCCGTCGCCGCGATGATCCAGAAGGATCCGTTCGACAAACTCGTATCGCTCGGCATCCTCGCAGGCGGCATCGTCCCCTTCATCGTGGATCGGGGCTACCTGGATGTCGCCATCGCGTATGCCCTCATCGTCCCGATCGCGACCATCTTTATC
Above is a genomic segment from Methanomicrobiales archaeon containing:
- a CDS encoding EhaD family protein; protein product: MNEGFALVFGFVAILGAVAAMIQKDPFDKLVSLGILAGGIVPFIVDRGYLDVAIAYALIVPIATIFILLVCRRGCP